Proteins encoded within one genomic window of Jiangella mangrovi:
- a CDS encoding DUF5998 family protein, with product MADTGTREGLRLAIQEAGYYPDLVADMLETSLAGEAVDSYVVHHEPHFDRDELRRHVSVLVLTPTRLIVGHTDEYPSDDTHDVPYATTSTEAVPLDRVTSVVVSRTVTSPAAYRTGTPALDVVLTVGWGAMSRIDLEPATCGDPDCEADHGYTGALTSDDFTLRVSEAGDGSGRVRDLLTFARALSAATISVR from the coding sequence ATGGCGGACACAGGGACGCGTGAGGGCCTTCGCCTGGCCATCCAGGAGGCCGGGTACTACCCGGACCTCGTCGCGGACATGCTCGAGACCTCGCTGGCCGGCGAGGCGGTCGACTCCTACGTGGTGCACCACGAGCCGCACTTCGACCGCGACGAACTGCGACGGCACGTGAGCGTGCTGGTCCTCACCCCCACGAGGCTCATCGTCGGCCATACCGACGAGTACCCCTCCGACGACACCCACGACGTGCCGTACGCCACCACGTCCACCGAGGCGGTGCCGCTCGACCGCGTCACGTCGGTGGTCGTGAGCCGCACGGTCACGTCGCCGGCCGCGTACCGCACGGGCACGCCCGCGCTCGACGTCGTCCTCACCGTCGGCTGGGGCGCCATGAGCCGCATCGACCTCGAGCCGGCCACGTGTGGCGACCCCGACTGCGAGGCCGACCACGGCTACACCGGCGCCCTGACCTCCGACGACTTCACGCTGCGGGTCAGCGAGGCCGGCGACGGCAGCGGCCGGGTCCGCGACCTCCTGACCTTCGCCCGGGCCCTGTCCGCCGCCACCATCAGCGTGCGGTGA